A part of Entelurus aequoreus isolate RoL-2023_Sb linkage group LG03, RoL_Eaeq_v1.1, whole genome shotgun sequence genomic DNA contains:
- the lgals3b gene encoding galectin-3b has translation MGGGSSGGWPAPAPQTGGGGQGGSGGWPAPGGGGSGGSGGSGGWPAPGGGGPGGSGGSGGWPAPGGGGPGGSGSWPAPQSGGGPSPSQGTGPKTTSLAVPFSQSFPHGLRSGTNISISGTIKPNANKFIVDLGSSRDLAFHFNPRFNEYGKKVVVRNSRIGNKWGTEERHLDGRFPFATGQPFQMRIQCTDQMFKVFVDSNPPLEFKNRGTPLGNVNKLTICDDVTLSQVNIN, from the exons ATGGGG GGTGGGAGTTCCGGGGGGTGGCCTGCACCTGCACCGCAAACCGGAGGTGGGGGTCAAGGGGGCTCAGGAGGTTGGCCTGCACCCGGAGGTGGGGGTTCAGGGGGCTCAGGGGGCTCAGGGGGTTGGCCTGCACCCGGAGGTGGGGGTCCAGGGGGCTCAGGGGGCTCAGGGGGTTGGCCTGCACCCGGAGGTGGGGGTCCAGGGGGGTCAGGGAGTTGGCCTGCACCGCAATCCGGAGGCGGACCCAGTCCCTCCCAAGGAACTGGGCCCAAAACAACTTCACTG GCGGTGCCCTTCAGTCAAAGCTTCCCCCATGGACTGAGATCAGGAACTAACATCTCTATCAGCGGAACGATCAAACCCAACGCTAACAA GTTCATTGTGGATCTCGGCTCGTCGCGGGACTTGGCCTTCCACTTCAACCCTCGCTTCAACGAGTACGGAAAGAAGGTGGTTGTGAGGAACAGCAGGATTGGCAACAAATGGGGGACGGAGGAGCGACACCTGGACGGTCGCTTCCCCTTCGCGACGGGTCAACCTTTCCAG ATGAGGATCCAGTGCACCGACCAGATGTTCAAGGTCTTCGTGGACAGCAATCCCCCGCTGGAGTTCAAGAATCGCGGGACGCCGTTAGGAAACGTCAACAAGCTGACCATCTGCGACGACGTCACGCTGTCGCAGGTCAACATCAACTGA
- the fbxo34 gene encoding F-box only protein 34, which translates to MHVTLMRSDFGLDPPSAVNHAISATGASPSLRARPPCCLAFSSPAAEDGAALLDMWAVIKPGHVREKIAIFTEEAGERNHASFLGTARAGKVKGRWQENGDAKRRRRSADSQNLPEDLGSSAHILASGRGDVEGVERKVSVGEMVAFLERRASVHQADSKPLLALHKSFAAPPPQDKGEEPECVKVSDMVAKLESECLRCRTEGGVSRSNSLRSVGRVLLATAHHFPAPSPCPSGASALATPSFRPSGGSPEASPSLAEEAEPLPGLLFLSPPPTSTHLGSTPLACTDTDLTFGSSTPPSQPRRVCALSSSVTRCASTSLNFLELRQRLRQLLEPPPTAPLSALPADVLVGIFALLPTRTLAALKCTCRYFKSVIDSYAVRPADALWVSDPRYRDDPCKRCKRRYVRGDTSLCRWHHKPYCQPLPYGPGYWMCCHGTHRGAPGCKLGLHDNRWVPAFHSINVPFCRGNSSD; encoded by the coding sequence ATGCACGTGACGCTTATGCGCTCAGACTTTGGTCTGGACCCGCCCAGCGCCGTTAACCACGCCATCAGCGCCACAGGAGCGTCGCCCAGCCTGAGAGCCCGGCCGCCATGTTGTCTCGCTTTCTCCTCGCCAGCGGCTGAGGACGGCGCAGCCCTGCTGGACATGTGGGCTGTCATCAAGCCGGGACACGTCCGCGAGAAGATCGCCATCTTCACTGAGGAGGCAGGAGAAAGAAACCACGCCTCCTTTTTGGGGACTGCGCGGGCCGGAAAGGTGAAGGGACGCTGGCAGGAAAATGGTGACGCCAAGCGGCGGAGGAGGTCTGCAGACAGCCAGAACCTCCCGGAGGACCTGGGAAGCTCCGCCCACATTCTGGCAAGTGGACGTGGCGATGTTGAGGGGGTGGAGCGCAAGGTGTCTGTGGGCGAGATGGTGGCGTTCCTGGAACGGCGAGCAAGTGTGCACCAGGCAGACTCCAAACCCCTGCTCGCGCTCCACAAAAGCTTTGCAGCCCCGCCCCCTCAGGACAAAGGGGAGGAGCCAGAGTGCGTCAAGGTGTCGGACATGGTGGCCAAGCTGGAGTCCGAGTGTCTGCGGTGCAGGACCGAGGGGGGCGTGTCCAGAAGCAACAGCCTGAGGTCAGTGGGGCGTGTCCTCCTTGCCACTGCCCACCATTTCCCCGCCCCCTCACCGTGTCCGTCAGGGGCCTCGGCTCTGGCCACACCCTCCTTCCGGCCGTCAGGTGGGAGTCCTGAGGCCTCGCCCTCGCTGGCTGAGGAGGCAGAACCTCTTCCTGGATTACTGTTTCTATCTCCGCCCCCGACGAGCACTCATTTAGGCTCCACCCCTTTGGCGTGCACAGACACAGATTTGACttttggctccagcacccccccttcCCAGCCCCGTCGTGTCTGTGCTCTGAGCAGCAGCGTGACACGGTGCGCCTCGACATCACTCAACTTCCTGGAGCTGCGCCAGCGACTCCGCCAGCTTCTGGAGCCGCCGCCCACGGCGCCACTGTCTGCACTGCCGGCGGACGTGCTGGTGGGCATCTTCGCGCTGCTGCCCACACGCACGCTGGCAGCGCTCAAGTGCACCTGTCGCTACTTCAAGTCCGTCATCGACAGCTACGCCGTCCGCCCCGCTGACGCGCTGTGGGTGTCGGATCCCCGTTACCGCGACGACCCCTGCAAGCGCTGCAAGCGGCGCTACGTGCGCGGCGACACGTCGCTTTGTCGCTGGCACCATAAGCCGTACTGCCAGCCGCTGCCCTATGGCCCCGGGTACTGGATGTGTTGCCATGGCACCCACAGGGGTGCGCCGGGGTGCAAACTGGGTCTCCATGACAACCGCTGGGTGCCTGCCTTCCACAGCATCAACGTTCCCTTTTGCCGCGGGAACAGCAGTGACTAA